A stretch of Lathyrus oleraceus cultivar Zhongwan6 chromosome 6, CAAS_Psat_ZW6_1.0, whole genome shotgun sequence DNA encodes these proteins:
- the LOC127091819 gene encoding probable calcium-binding protein CML25, which yields MGFRSLFNRKKKLLKKTTSSSPTTLTEHTTFISRTPSLQSRALFNEDLEHVFRKFDVNNDGKISSSELGSIMGSLGQPTTEEELDDMIREVDADGDGYINLEEFIELNTKDIDSNEILENLKDAFSIFDIDKNGSISAEELHNVMVSLGDQCSLVECQKMIGCVDSDGNGMIDFEEFKRMMMGSTFGSIGRTKRET from the coding sequence ATGGGTTTCCGATCCCTCTTCAACCGAAAGAAGAAACTTTTAAAGAAAACAACATCATCTTCTCCAACAACCTTAACCGAACACACAACATTTATCTCCCGTACACCGTCTCTCCAATCACGTGCCCTTTTCAACGAGGATTTGGAACATGTGTTTCGTAAATTTGATGTTAACAACGATGGAAAAATCTCTTCTTCTGAATTAGGATCTATCATGGGAAGCTTAGGACAACCCACCACAGAAGAAGAACTCGACGATATGATCCGTGAGGTTGATGCTGACGGAGACGGTTACATCAACCTCGAGGAGTTTATCGAATTAAACACCAAAGACATTGATTCTAATGAGATTTTGGAGAATCTCAAAGATGCTTTTTCCATTTTTGATATTGATAAAAATGGTTCTATATCGGCTGAGGAGTTGCACAATGTTATGGTTAGCCTCGGTGATCAATGCTCCCTCGTTGAGTGCCAAAAGATGATAGGTTGTGTTGATAGCGATGGCAATGGAATGATCGATTTTGAAGAGTTTAAAAGAATGATGATGGGTTCCACCTTTGGATCCATCGGAAGAACTAAAAGGGAAACATGA